Proteins from one Palaemon carinicauda isolate YSFRI2023 chromosome 26, ASM3689809v2, whole genome shotgun sequence genomic window:
- the LOC137619985 gene encoding golgin subfamily A member 6-like protein 7, translated as MDKLFEKTLPCLALTALCGVAVLREASGNHLRYIFAGVNQDGHDNVFWIDKFLLFVGLGAVLLFGLRQGKQRKTDEEKEEDLKRNIPEICVTLKEQVKDLNVIAVYMTKIQELERKLKEAEDCKKKEEVESILRFTKQQLDYQALGDKIRCLEDQKNLMEKQMAAYERSTAELEEKLLQIKEENKDLKKYDDEIAQRNDDLNNQVMSLTAHLAESNCRLVQLQTDADKMHKNLCKLTEEKMEMEKHIQAQAETINRCNNDKEELQLKVQDLQKEERFLSQAKQNLECQLQEKDTRLRKQNALLQERDGRLQEMKEKANAIDGENNRLQDELQQLQREKEQCLRDLENFKMQKKQQEETNTRLQQQISLLMRWRQGVAFGLRKTDQQLFNGAP; from the coding sequence atggataagttatttgaaaagacCTTGCCTTGCTTGGCCCTCACAGCTCTTTGCGGAGTCGCCGTGCTCCGTGAAGCCTCTGGGAATCATCTTCGGTACATCTTCGCTGGAGTCAACCAAGATGGTCATGACAACGTCTTCTGGATCGACAAGTTCCTTCTCTTTGTTGGACTTGGAGCAGTTCTTTTATTTGGCCTGAGGCAAGGAAAGCAACGAAAGactgatgaagaaaaagaagaagacttgAAGAGAAATATTCCAGAGATCTGTGTCACACTTAAAGAGCAAGTAAAGGATCTGAATGTGATTGCCGTTTATATGACAAAGATTCAGGAGCTGGAGCGCAAGTTGAAAGAAGCAGAGGattgtaagaagaaagaagaagtggAGAGTATCTTAAGATTTACAAAGCAGCAGTTGGATTATCAAGCCTTGGGAGACAAAATCCGTTGCCTTGAGGATCAGAAGAATCTTATGGAAAAGCAGATGGCGGCTTATGAAAGGTCTACAGCTGAACTGGAAGAAAAgctccttcagatcaaagaagaaaacaaagactTGAAGAAATATGATGATGAAATTGCCCAAAGAAATGATGACTTGAATAACCAGGTGATGAGTCTGACAGCTCACTTGGCTGAGAGCAATTGCCGACTCGTTCAGCTACAGACTGATGCAGATAAGATGCACAAGAATCTGTGTAAACTGACTGAAGAAAAGATGGAGATGGAAAAACACATCCAGGCACAAGCTGAGACAATCAACCGATGCAACAATGACAAGGAAGAGCTGCAGCTTAAAGTTCAAGATCTACAAAAAGAAGAAAGATTCCTTTCTCAAGCGAAGCAAAATCTGGAATGCCAGCTACAAGAAAAAGACACCAGACTCCGGAAACAGAATGCGTTGCTGCAAGAGAGAGATGGCCGTCTTCAGGAGATGAAAGAGAAAGCCAACGCCATCGATGGAGAAAATAATCGACTGCAAGATGAGCTGCAGCAGCTACAACGAGAGAAGGAACAGTGTCTCCGTGACCTTGAAAACttcaagatgcagaagaaacaacaagaggaaacaaacacaagactcCAACAACAAATATCTCTTCTCATGAGATGGCGCCAAGGTGTGGCCTTTGGCCTGAGGAAAACTGATCAACAGCTCTTTAATGGGGCTCCATAG